One genomic window of Bactrocera dorsalis isolate Fly_Bdor chromosome 4, ASM2337382v1, whole genome shotgun sequence includes the following:
- the LOC105224325 gene encoding uncharacterized oxidoreductase TM_0325 → MSFTGKVVIVTGASTGIGATTAEAFAKLGAKVVLVGRNEAKLRSSADACKLANKESEQFIITADVTTKAEYIINSTIEKFGQLDVLVNNAGIFDVGNILNIDVDQFDRILNTNLRSVFLLTKYAAPHLVKTQGNIVNVSSVAGLRSFADVSSYCTSKAALDQFTRCIALDLAPMNVRVNAVNPGVIATEIQIRNGMTMEEYADYLEKCKEGHALGRVGTTKEVADAIIYLASDSSSFITGATLPVDGGKHALCPR, encoded by the coding sequence ATGAGTTTTACTGGCAAAGTTGTGATTGTGACCGGCGCTAGTACAGGAATTGGTGCTACAACAGCGGAGGCTTTCGCCAAACTGGGCGCCAAAGTCGTTCTCGTTGGACGCAATGAAGCAAAGTTACGCTCTTCTGCAGATGCCTGCAAATTAGCCAATAAGGAGTCCGAACAATTCATTATCACTGCTGATGTAACCACGAAGGCGGAATATATTATAAACTCAACAATAGAGAAATTCGGACAATTGGATGTATTAGTCAATAATGCTGGCATTTTCGATGTAGGCAACATACTGAATATTGACGTAGATCAATTTGATAGAATATTGAATACGAATTTACGTTCGGTCTTCCTTTTGACTAAATATGCCGCACCACATCTCGTGAAAACCCAAGGAAATATTGTGAATGTGTCCAGCGTCGCAGGACTGCGCTCGTTTGCCGATGTGTCTAGCTATTGCACCTCCAAAGCAGCTCTGGATCAATTCACCAGATGTATCGCCTTGGATTTGGCACCGATGAATGTGCGTGTCAACGCTGTCAATCCCGGTGTCATCGCAACAGAAATTCAAATACGTAACGGTATGACGATGGAGGAATACGCAGACTATTTGGAAAAATGCAAGGAGGGTCACGCGCTGGGACGTGTGGGTACAACAAAAGAAGTGGCGGACGCTATTATTTACTTAGCTAGTGACAGTTCAAGCTTTATAACGGGTGCGACTCTACCTGTCGATGGAGGCAAACATGCGCTTTGTCCACGTTAA